Proteins co-encoded in one Pseudomonas fluorescens genomic window:
- a CDS encoding DUF2341 domain-containing protein, whose protein sequence is MQRLFLSLLICLGFVLPATAQAWWQDDWHYRKQIAVDTTPQGAAINQALGRTALLVRLHTGNFTFDGVKEDGSDLRFVAADDKTVLNHQIESFDALMGMALIWVDVPNVEGGQRQDIWMYYGNQKAPATGNGQLTFDPNYTALYHFDGATGTPAKDTTAYGNTAQSATGAAIDGVVGRALQFSGQPLLLPASPSLQHNAGSAFTFSAWLRLDQANGEQLILARREGANSLLVGVSQGVPFVEIDGQRAVATQPLNPGQWQHVALTAEGAKVTLYINGREGAALAQAMPAFNSVMAIGADLHEGPFQPFVGAIDELRLSKVARPAPLLLADATSQGAESKLVAYGVDEEQSGFGFGSLGFLLNAVPVDAWVIIAVLVLMMFQSWIIMLRKNRTLSRVTAANEDFRVQFAKVGTRLEMFANDTQLAQRLQHSPLWRLYQVAVKEIRTRREQGADTSSVSAATIEAIRCSMDGVRTRENQQLSSKLSTLSNAIAGGPYIGLLGTVLGIMVVFLGTAMAGDVNINAIAPGMAAALLATAMGLFVAIPALFGYNRLITRNKEVSADMRVFVDEFITRLAEMHGEGQSSEAAHQRGHHANHSVPA, encoded by the coding sequence ATGCAGCGCCTTTTCCTTTCGTTGTTGATCTGCCTGGGCTTTGTGCTCCCGGCCACGGCCCAGGCCTGGTGGCAGGACGACTGGCACTACCGCAAACAGATCGCCGTCGACACCACGCCGCAAGGCGCCGCGATCAATCAGGCCCTCGGCCGTACCGCGCTGCTGGTGCGCCTGCATACCGGCAACTTCACCTTCGACGGCGTGAAAGAGGACGGCTCGGACCTGCGCTTCGTCGCCGCCGACGACAAGACCGTGCTCAACCACCAGATCGAAAGCTTCGACGCGCTGATGGGCATGGCGCTGATCTGGGTCGATGTGCCGAATGTCGAGGGCGGTCAGCGTCAGGACATCTGGATGTATTACGGCAACCAGAAGGCCCCGGCCACCGGCAATGGCCAACTGACGTTCGATCCGAATTACACCGCGCTCTACCACTTCGACGGCGCCACCGGCACCCCGGCCAAAGACACCACCGCCTATGGCAACACCGCGCAGAGTGCGACCGGCGCCGCGATTGACGGCGTGGTAGGGCGTGCCTTGCAGTTCAGCGGTCAGCCGTTGCTGTTGCCGGCCAGTCCGTCGTTGCAGCACAACGCCGGCAGCGCGTTCACCTTCAGTGCCTGGCTGCGACTGGATCAGGCCAACGGCGAACAACTGATTCTGGCCCGCCGCGAAGGCGCCAACAGCCTGCTGGTCGGTGTGAGTCAGGGCGTGCCGTTCGTGGAGATCGACGGCCAGCGCGCTGTCGCCACCCAGCCGCTGAATCCGGGCCAATGGCAGCACGTCGCCCTGACCGCCGAAGGCGCAAAAGTGACGCTGTACATCAACGGTCGCGAAGGCGCGGCACTGGCCCAGGCGATGCCGGCGTTCAACTCGGTCATGGCTATCGGAGCGGATCTGCACGAGGGTCCTTTCCAGCCGTTCGTGGGCGCCATCGACGAACTGCGCCTGTCGAAAGTCGCCCGTCCGGCACCGCTGTTGCTGGCCGACGCCACTTCCCAGGGCGCCGAGTCGAAACTGGTCGCCTATGGCGTCGATGAAGAACAGTCCGGCTTCGGTTTCGGCAGCCTCGGCTTCCTGCTCAACGCGGTACCGGTAGACGCATGGGTGATCATCGCGGTGCTGGTGCTGATGATGTTCCAGTCGTGGATCATCATGCTGCGCAAGAACCGCACCCTCAGCCGCGTCACTGCCGCCAACGAAGACTTCCGCGTGCAATTCGCCAAGGTCGGCACACGACTGGAGATGTTCGCCAACGACACGCAACTCGCCCAGCGTTTGCAGCATTCGCCGCTGTGGCGCCTGTATCAAGTGGCAGTGAAAGAGATCCGCACCCGCCGCGAGCAGGGCGCCGACACCTCGTCGGTTTCGGCGGCGACCATCGAAGCGATCCGCTGCTCGATGGACGGCGTGCGCACCCGGGAAAACCAGCAACTGAGCTCGAAACTCTCGACCCTGTCCAACGCCATCGCTGGCGGCCCATATATCGGTCTGCTCGGCACCGTGCTGGGGATCATGGTGGTGTTCCTCGGCACGGCCATGGCCGGCGACGTCAACATCAACGCCATCGCGCCGGGTATGGCGGCCGCGTTGCTGGCCACCGCCATGGGTCTGTTCGTCGCGATCCCGGCGCTGTTTGGCTACAACCGCCTGATCACCCGCAACAAGGAAGTCAGCGCCGACATGCGCGTGTTCGTCGACGAGTTCATCACCCGGCTGGCGGAGATGCACGGCGAAGGCCAGTCCAGTGAAGCGGCGCATCAGCGCGGCCATCACGCCAACCACTCCGTACCGGCCTGA
- a CDS encoding FUSC family protein — MLRRILRPLLDPYRRYRHARLIHAVRVALGLLATILLTTGINLPHGEWASVTMLVVIGGLQHHGNIGKKAAERATGTLIGAGVGLLLVAQQAWLGMPWLTYFAMAVVCGFFSYHAIGKGGYTALLSAITVFIVAGHGDNPITDGLWRGVDILIGIALALAFSFALPLYAVYSWRYNLADALRDCATVYGRIISGEPVSADEHLKLMGRLNTVMVQLRSLMPSVSKEVKVSMTELDAIQRNLRMCISTLEILGNTRPDTSDPEAMAHLQSALKAEHRQIRVQLIGMARALKTGATQRLGRPLELPDASLDAPVYSPLDGYRLLTRQLASNIGEMRQRLAKTAPRWNI, encoded by the coding sequence CTGTTGCGGCGGATCCTGCGGCCGCTGCTGGACCCCTACCGTCGCTACCGACACGCACGGTTGATTCACGCGGTGCGGGTGGCGCTGGGGTTGCTGGCGACCATCCTGCTGACCACCGGCATCAACCTGCCCCACGGCGAATGGGCGTCGGTGACCATGCTCGTGGTCATCGGCGGCTTGCAGCACCACGGCAACATCGGCAAGAAAGCCGCCGAACGCGCCACCGGCACCTTGATCGGCGCCGGCGTCGGTCTGTTGCTGGTGGCGCAACAGGCGTGGCTGGGCATGCCGTGGCTGACCTATTTTGCAATGGCGGTGGTGTGCGGATTCTTCTCGTATCACGCCATCGGCAAGGGCGGCTACACCGCCCTGCTCTCGGCCATCACCGTTTTCATTGTCGCCGGGCATGGCGACAATCCAATCACCGACGGGCTGTGGCGCGGGGTCGATATCCTGATCGGTATCGCCCTGGCCCTGGCCTTTTCCTTCGCCCTGCCGCTGTACGCGGTGTATTCGTGGCGCTACAACCTGGCCGATGCCTTGCGCGATTGCGCCACGGTGTACGGGCGGATCATCAGCGGTGAACCGGTTTCGGCCGATGAACATCTGAAACTGATGGGCCGGTTGAACACCGTGATGGTGCAACTGCGCTCGTTGATGCCGTCAGTGTCCAAGGAAGTGAAGGTTTCGATGACCGAACTGGACGCGATCCAGCGCAACCTGCGCATGTGCATCAGCACGCTTGAAATCCTCGGCAATACCCGGCCGGACACCAGCGATCCTGAAGCGATGGCCCACCTGCAATCGGCCTTGAAGGCCGAGCACCGGCAGATCCGTGTGCAACTGATCGGCATGGCCCGGGCCTTGAAAACCGGTGCGACCCAGCGCCTTGGGCGCCCGCTGGAGTTGCCGGACGCCAGCCTCGACGCGCCGGTCTACAGCCCGCTCGACGGTTACCGTCTGCTGACCCGGCAACTGGCGTCCAACATCGGCGAGATGCGCCAGCGCCTGGCGAAAACCGCACCGCGCTGGAACATCTGA
- a CDS encoding DMT family transporter, translating to MEKTIRRGSFEMTAAMLISGTIGWFVLVSGQPVLDVVFWRCVFGSGTLLLICAAFGFLRPGILTRTTFLLAVLSGMAIVGNWVLLFASYSRASIAIGTAVYNVQPFMLVGLATLFLGEKITLQKLFWLGISFMGMLAIVSAHGGQGEGGNDYLMGIALALGAAFLYAIAALIIKHLTGTPPHLIALIQVCTGVLLLAPFAHFSALPQAPIAWASLVTLGIVHTGLMYVLLYGAIQKLPTALTGALSFIYPIAAIFVDWFAFGHQLQTLQWIGVAAILLAAAGMQQGWGFKSRRLAAQ from the coding sequence ATGGAAAAAACAATCCGGCGCGGCTCATTCGAAATGACCGCTGCCATGCTGATATCCGGGACGATCGGCTGGTTCGTGCTGGTGTCCGGTCAACCGGTACTCGATGTGGTGTTCTGGCGCTGTGTATTCGGTTCCGGCACTTTGCTGCTGATTTGCGCCGCTTTCGGTTTCTTGCGCCCGGGCATTCTGACCCGCACCACGTTTCTGTTGGCGGTGCTCAGCGGCATGGCGATTGTTGGCAACTGGGTGCTGTTGTTCGCCTCGTATTCCCGGGCTTCGATCGCCATTGGCACGGCGGTGTACAACGTGCAGCCGTTCATGCTGGTGGGACTGGCCACCCTGTTTCTCGGCGAGAAAATCACCCTGCAAAAGCTGTTCTGGCTGGGGATTTCATTTATGGGAATGCTGGCCATCGTCAGTGCCCATGGCGGGCAAGGCGAGGGCGGGAATGATTACCTGATGGGGATCGCGCTGGCGCTGGGGGCGGCGTTTCTGTACGCCATTGCCGCGTTGATCATCAAGCACCTGACCGGCACTCCCCCGCACTTGATTGCGTTGATCCAGGTCTGCACCGGCGTGCTGCTGCTCGCGCCGTTCGCACATTTTTCAGCGCTGCCGCAGGCGCCCATTGCCTGGGCCAGCCTGGTGACGTTGGGCATCGTTCACACCGGTCTGATGTATGTATTGCTCTACGGCGCGATCCAGAAACTGCCGACGGCACTGACCGGCGCACTGTCGTTCATCTATCCGATTGCGGCGATTTTCGTCGACTGGTTCGCCTTCGGCCATCAACTGCAGACCCTGCAATGGATCGGCGTGGCGGCGATCCTGCTGGCCGCCGCCGGGATGCAACAGGGCTGGGGCTTCAAGTCGCGGCGTCTGGCGGCGCAGTAA
- a CDS encoding DSD1 family PLP-dependent enzyme gives MRPGDRGGPYSEYFRALNNELKTKGPMRPVLLIDLDRLDHNIDVVMRSVKRGGKQLRLVEKSLPSPGLLSYIGQRAGTQRLMSFHQPFLNHDAVTFPQSDILLGKPLPVRSAELFYQTHKGPFDPAKQLQWLLDGPERLQQYFALAQGLGTRMRINIELDVGLHRGGVSDLNVLGQMLALIAANPQHLEFAGFMGYDPFVGMGVPGILGSPEELFAKVMVIYQRCVDFTRQQYPALWHDGLCLNTAGSPSYRMHENESLSSEVSVGTAMLKPTHYDLPSLVEHVPATYIATPVLKSTGAVNIPALDNKSKLFSWWDTNQRQTFFIYGGNWMAEFESPPGLQSNGVYGRSSNQEMVNGSNAVGLTVEDQVFLRPTQTEAVLLQFGDLLAVRGGKIVDIWPVYT, from the coding sequence CTGCGACCGGGGGATCGCGGCGGGCCTTACAGCGAATATTTCCGGGCGCTGAACAATGAACTCAAGACCAAAGGCCCGATGCGGCCGGTGTTGCTGATCGACCTGGATCGCCTCGATCACAACATTGATGTGGTCATGCGCTCGGTCAAACGTGGCGGCAAGCAACTGCGGCTGGTGGAAAAATCTCTGCCGTCACCGGGCCTGCTCAGCTACATCGGCCAGCGCGCCGGGACGCAGCGACTGATGTCGTTTCATCAGCCATTTCTCAACCACGATGCGGTCACCTTCCCGCAGTCGGACATCCTGCTCGGCAAGCCACTGCCGGTGCGCTCGGCAGAGCTGTTCTATCAAACCCACAAAGGTCCGTTCGATCCCGCGAAACAACTGCAATGGCTGCTCGACGGCCCCGAACGTCTGCAGCAATACTTTGCACTGGCTCAGGGATTGGGCACGCGGATGCGGATCAATATCGAGCTGGACGTCGGCCTGCACCGGGGCGGCGTCAGTGACCTTAACGTGCTCGGGCAGATGCTCGCGCTGATCGCCGCCAACCCGCAGCACCTGGAGTTTGCCGGGTTCATGGGCTACGACCCGTTCGTGGGCATGGGCGTGCCGGGGATTCTTGGTTCGCCCGAAGAACTGTTCGCCAAAGTGATGGTGATTTATCAGCGTTGTGTCGACTTCACCCGGCAACAGTACCCGGCGTTGTGGCATGACGGCCTGTGCCTGAACACTGCGGGGAGTCCGAGTTACCGCATGCATGAAAACGAGAGCCTGAGCAGCGAAGTGTCGGTGGGGACGGCGATGCTCAAGCCGACTCATTACGATCTGCCGTCACTGGTTGAACACGTACCAGCCACTTACATCGCGACGCCAGTATTGAAAAGCACGGGAGCGGTGAACATCCCGGCGCTGGACAACAAGTCCAAGCTGTTCTCGTGGTGGGACACCAACCAGCGCCAGACCTTCTTCATCTACGGCGGCAACTGGATGGCCGAGTTCGAATCGCCGCCGGGATTGCAGAGCAATGGTGTTTACGGCCGTAGCTCGAATCAGGAGATGGTCAATGGTTCGAATGCCGTTGGCTTGACCGTGGAGGATCAGGTGTTCCTGCGCCCGACCCAGACCGAGGCCGTCCTCCTGCAATTCGGTGACTTGCTGGCGGTGCGTGGTGGCAAGATCGTCGACATTTGGCCCGTCTACACCTGA
- a CDS encoding NADP-dependent glyceraldehyde-3-phosphate dehydrogenase: MTTANILGNLFPSVSDIPEKYRLDGQIEQREYLVDGELRRWDGPLATVRSPVYLHGDNGDEQVILGSTPLLDADTALTALDAAVRAYDRGQGLWPTLRVAERIQHVEAFLGRMRQQRDAVVKLLMWEIGKNLKDSEKEFDRTCDYIVDTINALKELDRRSSRFELEQDTLGQIRRVPLGVALCMGPYNYPLNETFTTLIPALIMGNTVVFKPAKLGVLLIRPLLEAFRDSFPTGVINVIYGSGRETVSALMASGKIDIFAFIGTNKAASDLKKLHPKPHRLRAALGLDAKNPGIVLPEVDLDNAVSEAVTGSLSFNGQRCTALKILFVHEDVVESFIEKFNAKLASLKPGMPWDSGVSLTPLPESGKVDYLHSLVADAHSKGAQVVNPNGGEARASFFYPAVLYPVTPQMRVYQEEQFGPVVPIVPYRHLDTVIDYVLESDFGQQLSIFGTNPVAVGRLVDTFANQVGRINLNAQCQRGPDTYPFNGRKNSAEGTLSVHDALRVFSIRTLVATKFQEPNKDLISEIIRGRDSNFIATDYIF, translated from the coding sequence ATGACCACAGCAAACATCCTTGGCAATCTGTTCCCTTCTGTCAGCGACATCCCGGAAAAATACCGCCTCGACGGTCAGATCGAGCAACGCGAATATCTGGTCGACGGCGAGTTGCGCCGCTGGGACGGCCCGCTCGCCACCGTGCGCAGTCCGGTCTATCTGCACGGCGACAACGGCGACGAACAAGTGATCCTCGGCAGTACGCCGCTGCTGGACGCCGACACCGCCCTCACCGCCCTCGACGCCGCCGTGCGTGCCTACGACCGTGGCCAGGGCCTCTGGCCGACCCTGCGCGTGGCCGAGCGCATCCAGCACGTCGAAGCCTTCCTCGGGCGCATGCGCCAACAGCGCGACGCCGTGGTGAAACTGCTGATGTGGGAAATCGGCAAGAACCTCAAGGACTCGGAGAAAGAGTTCGACCGCACCTGCGACTACATCGTCGATACCATCAACGCACTGAAAGAACTCGACCGCCGCTCCAGCCGCTTCGAGCTGGAACAGGACACCCTCGGCCAGATCCGCCGCGTACCGCTCGGCGTGGCGCTGTGCATGGGGCCTTACAACTATCCGCTGAACGAAACCTTCACCACGCTGATTCCAGCGCTGATCATGGGCAACACCGTGGTGTTCAAACCGGCCAAGCTCGGCGTGCTGCTGATCCGTCCACTGCTCGAAGCCTTCCGCGACAGCTTCCCCACCGGCGTGATCAACGTGATCTACGGCAGCGGCCGCGAGACCGTCAGCGCGCTGATGGCCAGCGGCAAGATCGACATCTTCGCCTTCATCGGCACCAACAAGGCCGCCAGCGACCTGAAAAAACTGCACCCGAAACCGCACCGCCTGCGTGCAGCATTGGGGCTGGATGCGAAGAACCCCGGCATCGTCCTGCCCGAGGTGGATCTGGATAACGCGGTCAGCGAAGCGGTCACCGGTTCGCTGTCGTTCAACGGCCAGCGCTGCACTGCGTTGAAGATCCTTTTTGTGCATGAAGACGTGGTCGAAAGCTTCATCGAGAAATTCAACGCGAAACTGGCCAGCCTCAAACCGGGCATGCCGTGGGACAGCGGGGTTTCGCTGACGCCGCTGCCGGAATCGGGCAAGGTCGATTATCTGCACAGTCTGGTGGCTGACGCGCACAGCAAAGGCGCCCAGGTGGTCAACCCGAATGGCGGTGAAGCACGGGCCTCGTTCTTCTACCCGGCAGTGCTGTACCCGGTGACGCCGCAGATGCGTGTCTATCAGGAAGAACAATTTGGCCCGGTGGTGCCAATCGTGCCGTACCGTCATCTCGATACCGTGATCGACTATGTTCTGGAATCGGACTTCGGCCAGCAACTGAGCATCTTCGGCACCAATCCGGTGGCCGTCGGCCGACTGGTCGACACCTTCGCCAACCAGGTCGGGCGGATCAACCTGAATGCCCAGTGCCAGCGGGGCCCGGACACCTACCCGTTCAACGGGCGCAAGAACTCCGCCGAAGGCACGCTGTCGGTACACGATGCGCTGCGGGTGTTTTCGATCCGCACCCTGGTGGCGACCAAGTTCCAGGAGCCCAACAAGGACCTGATCAGCGAGATTATTCGCGGGCGGGATTCGAACTTCATCGCCACCGATTACATCTTCTGA
- a CDS encoding D-arabinono-1,4-lactone oxidase, whose protein sequence is MASNPALGQLMRAPRLIPWRNWSGGQSCLPAARVAPKNLDELTAVIQQAPGKIRPVGSAHSFSALVPTDGTLLSLSYFNGLLDHDPKTLQAEFAAGTPMSRMGRPLKDVGQALQNMADIDYQTLAGAISTSTHGTGKTFQSYSAHVCGMQLVTASGEVLDCDSQRHPEVFNAARVSLGALGVATRIRLQNRPAYRLRETQWIAKTEELLEDLDKNTSENQHWEMLVVTHSDYALSIALNETTDPATPPIPPEEEGGNEFVTLIEKIDKYGSDFPSLRSSLLNNLRHLASFEDRIGDSFDIYANVRTVRFNEMEYSVPAEHGPACLREILKLIRDKDLRTWFPIEYRYVKADDIPLSMFEGRDSCSISVHQHYQMDHHNFFAAVEPIFWKYNGRPHWGKLHTLNARTLQTLYPRWQEFIQVRQALDPSGKFLNGHLSSILGVS, encoded by the coding sequence CTGGCTTCCAATCCGGCGCTGGGCCAGTTGATGCGCGCACCGCGGCTGATTCCCTGGCGCAACTGGTCGGGCGGGCAAAGTTGCCTGCCGGCGGCGCGGGTGGCACCGAAGAATCTGGATGAATTGACCGCAGTCATCCAACAGGCCCCCGGCAAAATTCGCCCGGTCGGCTCGGCGCATTCCTTCAGCGCGCTGGTACCCACCGACGGCACGCTGCTGTCGCTGAGCTACTTCAACGGTCTGCTCGATCACGACCCGAAAACCCTGCAAGCCGAATTCGCCGCCGGCACGCCGATGTCGCGCATGGGCAGGCCGCTCAAGGACGTCGGCCAGGCTCTGCAAAACATGGCCGACATCGACTATCAAACCCTCGCCGGGGCCATTTCCACCTCAACCCACGGCACCGGCAAAACCTTCCAGTCCTACTCGGCTCACGTCTGCGGGATGCAACTGGTGACCGCCAGCGGCGAGGTGTTGGACTGCGACAGCCAACGCCATCCCGAAGTGTTCAACGCCGCCCGGGTATCCCTCGGCGCGCTGGGCGTGGCGACGAGAATTCGCCTGCAAAACCGCCCGGCCTATCGCCTGCGAGAAACCCAGTGGATCGCCAAAACCGAAGAGCTGCTGGAAGACCTGGACAAGAACACAAGCGAAAACCAACACTGGGAAATGCTCGTTGTCACCCATTCCGACTACGCCCTGTCCATCGCCCTCAACGAAACCACCGATCCAGCCACACCGCCGATCCCGCCCGAAGAGGAGGGCGGCAACGAGTTCGTGACGCTGATCGAGAAGATCGACAAATACGGCAGCGACTTCCCGAGCCTGCGCAGTTCGCTGCTCAACAACCTGCGGCATCTGGCGAGTTTCGAGGATCGGATCGGCGACTCGTTCGACATCTACGCCAACGTGCGCACCGTGCGCTTCAACGAAATGGAATATTCGGTGCCCGCCGAACACGGCCCGGCGTGTCTGCGCGAGATTCTCAAACTGATCCGCGACAAGGACCTGCGCACCTGGTTTCCCATCGAGTACCGCTACGTCAAGGCCGACGATATTCCGCTGAGCATGTTCGAGGGCCGCGACAGCTGTTCGATCTCGGTCCACCAGCATTACCAGATGGACCATCACAACTTCTTCGCCGCCGTCGAGCCGATCTTCTGGAAGTACAACGGCCGCCCGCACTGGGGCAAGTTGCACACGCTCAATGCCCGCACGTTGCAAACGCTCTATCCGCGCTGGCAGGAATTCATTCAGGTACGCCAGGCGCTAGACCCCAGCGGCAAGTTTCTCAACGGGCATCTGTCGTCGATTCTGGGGGTGAGCTGA
- a CDS encoding ShlB/FhaC/HecB family hemolysin secretion/activation protein — protein MEQIFTSRLALWGWLLVTAGVQPVFADEAENAAAQRLVDVNEYFVRGNTVLDARAIEEAVYPFLGPQKALSDIEGARDALQKAYQERGYQSVFVELPEQAVADGIVYLQVSETKVGRVRVVGAKHYSPLDIRDNVPALKEGEVPDFAKVQGELAQLNKTPGRQVMPLVREGQRPGTMDVDLQVEDQNPWTASVGLNNDYSADTEKLRAVTSLGYNNLWQLGHSINLTYFTAPQDTDNAKVWSGSYSAPLTDRWSVQFSGYQSDSNVATIGGSNVLGKGHSYGVAAIYTIPSSGNWSNSLSAGIDFKDFDERLTLSGESDQVPLKYAPFTFAYNGFRYSEKSQLGLGLSLVAATRSLFGYGSSDEEFDYKRYRAKPSFAVLKGDTSFTWTFDSDWQSASKAAFQLASGPLVSNEQFSAGGATSVRGYLAAERTGDDGVLFSQEVRTPSLAKYTGTWMQDWRFYAFAEGAQLYLRDELPDQDASYALASVGLGTRASLSKWLSGSLDWGYPLLEGPNTSKQESRLHFNLQATF, from the coding sequence GTGGAGCAGATTTTCACGTCACGGCTGGCGCTGTGGGGCTGGCTGCTGGTGACGGCCGGCGTGCAGCCGGTGTTCGCCGATGAGGCCGAAAACGCAGCGGCGCAGCGTCTGGTGGACGTCAACGAATACTTTGTGCGTGGCAATACCGTGCTCGATGCGCGGGCGATCGAGGAAGCGGTGTACCCGTTCCTCGGCCCGCAAAAAGCCTTGAGCGACATTGAAGGCGCCCGCGATGCGTTGCAGAAGGCCTATCAGGAACGCGGCTACCAATCGGTGTTCGTCGAATTGCCGGAGCAGGCGGTGGCTGATGGCATCGTCTACCTGCAAGTCAGCGAAACCAAGGTCGGCCGGGTGCGGGTGGTCGGCGCCAAACACTATTCGCCGCTGGACATCCGCGACAACGTTCCGGCGCTGAAGGAAGGCGAGGTGCCGGACTTCGCCAAGGTTCAGGGTGAACTGGCGCAGCTCAACAAGACCCCGGGCCGGCAGGTGATGCCGCTGGTTCGCGAAGGTCAGCGCCCCGGCACCATGGACGTGGACTTGCAGGTCGAAGACCAGAACCCATGGACCGCCAGCGTGGGGCTGAACAACGACTACAGCGCCGACACCGAAAAGCTTCGTGCCGTCACCAGCCTCGGTTACAACAACCTCTGGCAACTCGGCCACAGCATCAACCTGACTTACTTCACCGCGCCGCAGGACACCGACAACGCCAAGGTCTGGTCCGGCTCCTACAGCGCGCCGCTGACCGACCGCTGGAGCGTGCAGTTCTCCGGTTATCAGTCCGACAGCAACGTCGCCACCATCGGCGGCAGCAACGTGCTCGGCAAGGGCCATTCCTATGGCGTAGCGGCGATCTACACGATCCCGTCCAGCGGCAACTGGTCGAACTCGCTGTCGGCCGGCATCGACTTCAAGGACTTCGACGAACGTCTGACCCTGTCCGGCGAGAGCGACCAGGTGCCGCTCAAGTACGCGCCGTTCACCTTCGCTTACAACGGCTTTCGCTACAGCGAAAAAAGCCAGTTAGGCCTGGGGCTGAGCCTGGTCGCGGCCACCCGCAGCCTCTTCGGTTACGGCAGCTCCGACGAAGAGTTCGACTACAAGCGCTACCGCGCCAAACCGAGTTTCGCCGTGCTCAAGGGCGACACCAGTTTCACCTGGACCTTCGACAGCGACTGGCAGAGCGCGAGCAAAGCCGCGTTCCAGCTGGCGTCGGGGCCGCTGGTCTCCAACGAACAATTCTCTGCCGGCGGCGCGACTTCGGTACGCGGTTATCTGGCCGCCGAGCGCACCGGTGATGACGGTGTGTTGTTCAGTCAGGAAGTCCGTACACCGTCGCTGGCCAAGTACACCGGCACCTGGATGCAGGACTGGCGTTTCTACGCCTTTGCCGAAGGCGCGCAACTGTACCTGCGCGACGAACTGCCGGACCAGGACGCCAGTTACGCCCTGGCCAGTGTCGGCCTCGGCACCCGCGCCAGCCTGAGCAAATGGCTGTCCGGCAGCCTCGACTGGGGCTACCCGTTACTCGAAGGGCCGAACACCTCGAAACAGGAATCGCGCCTGCACTTCAACCTTCAGGCCACTTTCTAA
- a CDS encoding transposase yields the protein MGTMERYSKVGMQELDQRLSKIVEAARKKPVSVYRYGAPWVWIVSQDDWQGALKEVSSYIPSGHSLVLLRPQIDDLFDAHGDLLHDLNAQPGMLIPAQTVMHILLLQLLYSVPSEQQLYEQLNYNLLFRWFVGLGLNQKVWSFNVLSRDIATLLNEPRAVQLIQKIIGEVFCGALLQMPEFSLNFALLHTWLGKHACAPQVSN from the coding sequence ATGGGGACTATGGAACGCTACTCGAAAGTGGGCATGCAGGAACTCGATCAACGCCTGTCGAAGATCGTCGAAGCCGCGCGCAAGAAGCCGGTTTCGGTGTATCGCTACGGCGCGCCGTGGGTCTGGATCGTGTCGCAGGATGACTGGCAGGGTGCCTTGAAAGAGGTCTCCAGCTACATTCCGTCGGGTCATTCGCTGGTGCTGTTGCGCCCGCAGATCGATGACCTGTTCGACGCTCACGGCGACCTCCTGCACGACCTCAATGCCCAACCCGGCATGCTGATCCCGGCGCAAACGGTGATGCATATTCTGCTCCTGCAACTGCTGTATTCGGTGCCCAGCGAGCAGCAGCTCTACGAACAACTCAATTACAACCTGCTGTTCCGCTGGTTCGTTGGCCTGGGCCTAAACCAGAAAGTCTGGAGCTTCAACGTCCTCAGTCGCGACATCGCCACGCTGCTCAACGAGCCGCGTGCGGTGCAGCTCATCCAGAAAATCATCGGCGAAGTGTTCTGCGGCGCGCTGCTGCAAATGCCCGAGTTCTCGTTGAACTTCGCGCTGCTGCACACCTGGCTGGGCAAGCACGCCTGCGCCCCGCAAGTCAGCAATTAA
- a CDS encoding c-type cytochrome encodes MRAFRFTWLLMLAVALAGCGEDAKPPTSSGTARSAMPSDPALAQIYANSCQLCHANPAANAPLTGDRKAWEPRIRQGTDTLLDHAINGYNGMPPMGQCVECSEEQFLQLIGFMADQPLPQ; translated from the coding sequence ATGCGGGCATTCCGATTCACCTGGCTGCTGATGCTGGCCGTTGCACTGGCCGGTTGCGGCGAAGATGCCAAACCCCCGACCTCATCCGGCACCGCCCGTAGCGCCATGCCATCCGACCCGGCGCTGGCGCAGATCTACGCCAACAGCTGCCAGCTCTGCCACGCCAACCCCGCCGCGAATGCGCCGCTGACCGGTGACCGCAAGGCCTGGGAACCGCGCATCCGGCAGGGCACCGATACGCTGCTCGACCACGCCATCAATGGCTACAACGGCATGCCGCCGATGGGCCAGTGCGTCGAGTGTTCGGAAGAACAATTCCTTCAGTTGATCGGCTTCATGGCCGACCAGCCGCTTCCACAATAA